In Paenibacillus ihbetae, the following are encoded in one genomic region:
- a CDS encoding ubiquinol-cytochrome c reductase iron-sulfur subunit: protein MSSNHNDEHEESHNPPRRKEMSRRQFLTYTLGGATAYMAAGVVLPMLRFAVDPILQNKEEGAFVKVVEESKITNEPQEFHFELQQQDGWYNSTATLTAWIRKNDQGEIIALSPICKHLGCLVGWNSNKNFPDEYHCPCHGARYTPDGKNLAVAPKPLDQYETKVENGWIYLGEIVPNTVVS from the coding sequence ATGAGCAGCAACCACAATGACGAGCATGAAGAATCGCACAATCCACCCCGCCGGAAAGAGATGTCCCGCAGACAATTTCTTACATACACGTTGGGCGGTGCCACAGCTTACATGGCTGCTGGGGTAGTTTTGCCAATGCTCCGTTTTGCCGTGGATCCAATTCTTCAGAACAAGGAAGAGGGAGCTTTCGTTAAGGTCGTAGAGGAGAGCAAAATTACCAACGAACCACAAGAGTTCCATTTTGAGCTGCAGCAGCAGGACGGCTGGTACAACAGTACGGCTACGTTGACGGCGTGGATTCGCAAGAATGATCAGGGTGAGATTATAGCGCTTTCGCCGATTTGTAAGCATCTGGGATGCCTTGTCGGATGGAACAGCAACAAGAATTTCCCGGATGAGTACCACTGCCCTTGCCACGGTGCCCGTTATACGCCGGACGGCAAGAACCTTGCAGTCGCGCCGAAGCCGCTTGACCAGTACGAGACGAAAGTGGAGAACGGCTGGATTTACCTCGGCGAAATTGTACCAAATACCGTAGTATCATAG
- a CDS encoding IDEAL domain-containing protein, producing the protein MDKMKVTYEVMLGLAAEMVWDEALRKHRSEELYKEIDAALASGDEVAFKNLTDELRTLN; encoded by the coding sequence ATGGATAAGATGAAGGTTACTTACGAAGTTATGTTAGGTCTGGCTGCTGAAATGGTATGGGACGAGGCATTGCGTAAGCATCGGAGTGAAGAACTGTATAAGGAAATTGACGCAGCGCTGGCATCCGGAGATGAAGTGGCTTTCAAAAACCTGACGGATGAACTGAGGACTTTGAACTGA
- a CDS encoding tetratricopeptide repeat protein, whose amino-acid sequence MKSETYIQKAYRCILQNDFEEALRWFEEAIQANPGDAEVHYRCSITYGRSNRLEMAISHAEEAVRLQPDKPEYALHLQHIKAAELVQKARKMVEGRTDVTKSELYQAVSHLKSAVAMDPLHSQAYVWLALVYSELNEHALAIATLREVIALFPQESSLQHIMEELKQRLKSYLQEPASDRKRGHENGR is encoded by the coding sequence GTGAAATCGGAAACTTATATACAAAAAGCATACCGATGCATACTTCAAAATGATTTCGAAGAGGCGCTCCGCTGGTTCGAGGAAGCGATCCAGGCCAATCCCGGGGATGCCGAGGTTCATTATCGCTGCTCGATCACGTACGGCCGGAGCAACCGGCTGGAAATGGCAATCTCCCACGCGGAGGAAGCGGTGCGGCTTCAGCCGGACAAACCTGAATACGCCCTTCATTTGCAGCATATCAAAGCTGCTGAGCTGGTTCAAAAGGCTAGAAAAATGGTCGAGGGGCGTACGGATGTCACCAAGTCGGAGCTGTACCAGGCGGTTTCGCACCTGAAGTCCGCCGTTGCAATGGATCCGTTACATTCGCAAGCCTATGTATGGCTTGCCCTCGTTTATAGCGAGCTGAATGAGCATGCCTTGGCTATTGCCACCCTGAGGGAAGTGATAGCATTATTTCCGCAGGAGAGCAGTCTGCAGCATATTATGGAAGAGCTTAAGCAGCGGCTGAAATCATATTTGCAAGAACCGGCATCGGACAGAAAGAGAGGACATGAAAATGGCAGATAA
- the qcrB gene encoding menaquinol-cytochrome c reductase cytochrome b subunit gives MLKNVYNWIDERLDITPIWRDVADHEVPEHVNPAHHFSAFVYCFGGLTFFITVIQILSGMFLTMYYVPDIINAYNSVEYLQTQVAFGQIVRGMHHWGASLVIVMMFLHTMRVFFTGSYKAPREMNWVVGMLIFFVMLGLGLTGYLLPWDNKAYFATKVTLEIANSVPWLGPIIKELLQGGTIVGAETLTRFFAIHVFFLPAVLLALLVGHFIMIRRQGISGPL, from the coding sequence ATGTTGAAGAATGTCTACAACTGGATTGACGAGCGTCTCGATATCACGCCGATTTGGAGAGATGTTGCGGACCACGAGGTCCCTGAGCACGTAAACCCTGCACACCATTTCTCCGCGTTTGTGTACTGTTTCGGCGGTTTGACGTTTTTTATCACAGTCATCCAGATTTTGTCGGGAATGTTCCTGACGATGTATTATGTGCCCGATATCATCAACGCGTACAACAGTGTCGAATACCTGCAGACCCAGGTTGCCTTCGGGCAAATCGTCCGCGGTATGCACCACTGGGGCGCGAGCTTGGTTATCGTCATGATGTTTCTGCATACGATGCGCGTGTTCTTCACAGGCTCTTACAAGGCGCCTCGTGAAATGAACTGGGTAGTCGGCATGCTTATTTTCTTTGTTATGCTTGGCCTTGGCCTGACAGGCTATCTGCTGCCATGGGATAACAAAGCTTACTTTGCAACAAAGGTTACACTCGAAATTGCGAACTCCGTGCCTTGGCTCGGTCCGATCATTAAAGAATTGCTGCAGGGCGGTACCATTGTCGGCGCCGAAACGCTCACACGTTTCTTCGCCATCCATGTATTCTTCCTCCCGGCTGTGCTCCTGGCCCTACTGGTAGGACACTTTATCATGATCCGCAGACAGGGTATTTCCGGACCACTATAA
- a CDS encoding DUF1405 domain-containing protein: MSLSYYWSKEFIGKRPFLWLLLICNVLGTIYGYIWYGHQISDTVTRGQYWQVIFVPDSPTASLFFSIAILLLLYPPRTALSAMVQQWIEALAVVTSVKYGIWAVAIIFAGQAQGDVLVWQDWMLVVSHTAMAVEALLFVRLFHYRWTALAGAIAWTFLNDTVDYSFGVFPWLPGQLYDDLSAVELFTYLLTLFSGLAAWLSRKYALPKSSM; encoded by the coding sequence TTGTCACTATCATATTATTGGAGCAAGGAATTCATCGGAAAACGGCCGTTCCTGTGGCTGCTGCTAATCTGCAACGTGCTGGGCACGATATATGGATACATATGGTACGGCCATCAAATTTCCGACACGGTGACCCGGGGCCAGTATTGGCAGGTCATCTTTGTGCCCGACAGTCCGACGGCCAGCTTGTTTTTCAGCATTGCGATCCTGCTGCTTCTTTATCCTCCCAGAACAGCTTTAAGCGCGATGGTTCAGCAATGGATCGAGGCGCTGGCGGTCGTTACGTCGGTCAAGTACGGGATCTGGGCCGTCGCAATCATCTTTGCCGGACAAGCCCAAGGGGATGTGCTGGTGTGGCAGGATTGGATGCTGGTTGTGTCCCACACGGCGATGGCCGTGGAAGCGCTCCTGTTCGTAAGACTGTTTCATTATCGGTGGACCGCCCTTGCAGGGGCGATCGCTTGGACATTCCTGAACGATACGGTGGATTATTCCTTCGGTGTCTTCCCGTGGCTGCCGGGTCAGCTGTATGACGATTTGTCGGCCGTTGAGCTATTCACCTATCTGCTTACACTGTTCAGCGGTCTGGCCGCCTGGCTGTCCAGGAAATACGCATTACCTAAATCAAGCATGTGA
- a CDS encoding DUF2487 family protein, with amino-acid sequence MKFSEVDEQTWPELQPYYDTCLIPFTGLTGQEPPWEATGALERLRDFMDLAEIPFKGRIVTYPAVQYGKTEDTTLLNEVCHNVKKAGFKYVVVMTADVDLSPEDVPESTLVLSRRRIEADGSKAGAAVSAGISEMWQG; translated from the coding sequence ATGAAATTTAGTGAAGTGGACGAGCAGACTTGGCCGGAGCTGCAGCCTTATTATGACACCTGTTTAATACCGTTCACCGGGTTGACCGGCCAGGAGCCTCCATGGGAAGCGACCGGCGCGCTAGAGAGACTGCGAGACTTCATGGATTTGGCTGAAATTCCGTTTAAGGGCAGAATCGTTACATATCCTGCCGTACAATATGGAAAGACTGAAGATACGACGCTTTTAAATGAAGTATGTCACAATGTTAAAAAGGCCGGCTTTAAATATGTCGTCGTTATGACGGCGGACGTTGATCTTAGCCCGGAGGATGTCCCCGAGAGCACGCTCGTGCTGTCCCGGCGCAGGATCGAGGCGGATGGAAGCAAGGCTGGCGCAGCCGTTTCGGCGGGCATCAGTGAAATGTGGCAGGGGTAG
- a CDS encoding YitT family protein gives MKSIKWLGQLQLIIPIMLGTAIYAFGLLYFIIPNELMEGGVTGITVLLNYAFHIAPSISTIVINIPLFLLGMKILGKRQSIYTGLGIVSLTLFLWLFELLIDKGWMIPFRTEHDYILASLYAGVTLGTGLGIVFRFGGTTGGSDIIARIVNRKLGFSMGQVILSLDILIIGLSLFFIPLERILYTLVAVFIASKVIDFIQEGAYAARAFTIISDQAENIAGRITVDMERGVTLIPAIGVYSKKAKHIIYCVVSRQEIRRLTGIVKSVDPKAFMIINDVNDVHGEGFKEE, from the coding sequence ATGAAATCAATCAAATGGCTTGGACAGCTTCAGTTGATCATCCCGATCATGCTCGGGACGGCGATTTATGCTTTCGGACTGCTGTACTTTATCATTCCGAACGAATTGATGGAAGGCGGCGTTACCGGCATTACCGTACTTCTTAATTATGCGTTCCATATCGCCCCCTCCATCTCTACGATCGTCATCAATATCCCGCTGTTTCTTCTCGGCATGAAAATTCTTGGCAAGCGCCAATCCATCTATACCGGGCTCGGGATCGTTTCCTTAACGCTGTTCCTCTGGCTGTTCGAGCTTCTGATCGACAAGGGCTGGATGATCCCCTTCCGGACGGAGCATGATTATATTCTCGCCTCCCTTTACGCTGGAGTCACGCTGGGCACAGGACTCGGAATCGTGTTCCGTTTTGGCGGAACGACCGGGGGCTCCGACATTATCGCCCGAATCGTTAACCGGAAGCTTGGTTTTAGCATGGGGCAGGTGATCTTGAGTCTGGATATCCTTATCATCGGGCTGTCCTTGTTTTTTATCCCGCTTGAACGGATTCTGTATACCCTGGTTGCCGTATTTATCGCTTCCAAGGTAATCGACTTTATCCAGGAGGGGGCGTATGCCGCCAGGGCCTTTACCATTATCAGCGATCAGGCGGAGAACATCGCCGGCCGCATCACCGTTGACATGGAGCGGGGAGTGACATTGATCCCGGCGATAGGCGTATACTCCAAAAAAGCCAAGCACATCATTTACTGCGTCGTTTCCAGGCAGGAAATCAGGCGGCTGACCGGGATCGTCAAATCCGTCGATCCTAAGGCGTTTATGATCATAAACGATGTCAATGATGTGCACGGGGAAGGATTTAAAGAAGAATAG
- a CDS encoding menaquinol-cytochrome c reductase cytochrome b/c subunit, whose protein sequence is MAHGHKSDEKVVFVGDSRVRKGNGWVVPPDYTAYPGKSEAFIPNFLLKEWMVGVVVLVGFLVLTISEPAPLGYPADPGASVIPMPDWYFLFLYEYLKLPYASGDYVVLGTIGVTGIAFGSLLLAPFLDTGKERRFYKRPIASSLMILSLISIVYLTNSAWTHYQHELKESGQKPEHIQREEEAEEKHAAGLPTSNAKQPEDSVVAIVDKDNPAMETFKTATCISCHAADLKGASGPSLRGVGDTHTKEEIVAIIEKGQGSMPPMKDTALNAGVTEEELDQLAEWLASQKAEAAE, encoded by the coding sequence ATGGCACATGGTCATAAATCTGATGAGAAAGTTGTTTTTGTCGGTGATTCCCGTGTACGCAAGGGCAACGGCTGGGTCGTACCGCCGGATTACACCGCTTACCCTGGCAAATCAGAAGCGTTCATTCCTAACTTCTTGTTAAAGGAATGGATGGTTGGTGTTGTCGTTCTGGTCGGTTTCCTAGTGCTGACCATCTCGGAGCCGGCTCCGCTCGGTTATCCGGCTGACCCGGGGGCATCCGTAATTCCGATGCCTGACTGGTACTTCTTGTTCCTTTATGAGTATTTGAAGCTTCCGTACGCTTCCGGCGATTATGTGGTGCTCGGAACGATCGGCGTGACCGGTATCGCATTCGGCTCACTGCTGCTCGCGCCATTCCTGGATACAGGCAAGGAACGCCGCTTCTATAAGCGTCCGATCGCTTCGTCGCTCATGATTTTGTCGTTGATTTCGATCGTCTATCTGACGAACTCGGCTTGGACGCACTATCAGCATGAGCTGAAAGAATCCGGTCAGAAGCCTGAGCATATTCAGCGGGAAGAAGAGGCTGAAGAGAAGCATGCTGCAGGGCTGCCGACGTCGAATGCGAAGCAGCCTGAGGACAGCGTGGTAGCGATTGTCGATAAAGACAATCCGGCCATGGAGACGTTCAAGACGGCTACTTGTATCTCGTGTCATGCAGCTGACTTGAAGGGAGCTTCCGGTCCATCCCTTCGCGGTGTCGGTGATACCCATACGAAGGAAGAGATCGTTGCCATTATCGAGAAGGGTCAAGGCTCGATGCCTCCAATGAAAGACACTGCGCTTAATGCCGGTGTAACGGAAGAGGAGCTCGACCAATTGGCCGAATGGCTTGCAAGCCAGAAGGCTGAAGCGGCCGAATAG
- a CDS encoding sporulation protein YpjB yields the protein MLRNMPKLSRYVPAVLILLVFAIGTGNPIGAGSAAAYDADESSPAAPIQAKAFNKEVELLYRQVEEGNIQAVLEQVRRVSGIFEASSFQGLTGVEGIHVLAESIIEMKEATAHASQDPEHWMLTAGKLRLAADSLTHTKDALWLQYFKVVREDLDRMKEFAGKQDKQGMSGAFESLQGHYELIRPSVIIQRKPDEVNMVESWLSYAGGLVSSGDTEGVQRIVPQGEELVNALFGKKRDEPALAPLGEVKEPWTWQVVIGAIILAALTFAGYRKYRGQLNSSKPLFPPKA from the coding sequence ATGTTACGAAACATGCCTAAACTGAGCCGATACGTACCTGCTGTTCTCATTTTGCTCGTATTCGCGATCGGCACGGGGAATCCGATAGGGGCGGGGTCGGCCGCTGCATATGATGCAGACGAATCCTCACCCGCTGCCCCGATACAAGCGAAGGCATTTAATAAGGAAGTGGAGCTGCTGTATCGTCAAGTTGAAGAAGGCAATATCCAGGCGGTTTTGGAGCAGGTCAGGAGAGTGTCAGGCATCTTTGAAGCCTCCTCTTTTCAGGGCTTAACCGGAGTCGAAGGCATTCATGTGCTGGCTGAGAGCATCATTGAAATGAAGGAAGCGACAGCGCATGCCTCCCAGGATCCGGAGCACTGGATGTTGACCGCTGGGAAGCTGCGGTTGGCCGCGGACAGCCTGACCCATACGAAGGACGCGCTGTGGCTGCAGTATTTTAAGGTCGTAAGAGAAGATTTGGATAGGATGAAGGAGTTTGCGGGTAAGCAGGATAAGCAGGGAATGTCAGGCGCATTCGAGAGCCTGCAGGGCCATTATGAGCTCATTCGTCCATCGGTCATCATCCAGCGCAAGCCGGATGAAGTCAATATGGTCGAGTCCTGGCTTTCTTATGCGGGCGGACTCGTATCGTCCGGAGATACCGAGGGAGTTCAGCGGATCGTTCCGCAAGGGGAAGAGCTCGTCAATGCTTTATTCGGTAAAAAGAGGGATGAGCCCGCCCTGGCTCCGCTCGGTGAAGTAAAGGAGCCGTGGACCTGGCAGGTCGTCATAGGCGCAATCATACTGGCTGCGTTAACCTTTGCAGGGTACCGGAAATATCGGGGACAGCTGAACAGCTCCAAGCCGCTGTTTCCGCCCAAGGCCTAA
- a CDS encoding nucleotide pyrophosphohydrolase, which produces MEKSMAEMQQEVDRYISQFKEGYFSPLSMMARMSEEVGELAREVNHQFGEKPKKADEADNSIELELGDILFITICFANSLGIDLTEAHNKVMHKFTTRDADRWTKINTD; this is translated from the coding sequence TTGGAAAAATCAATGGCTGAAATGCAGCAGGAAGTCGATCGCTACATCTCGCAATTTAAAGAAGGATATTTCAGCCCGTTGTCCATGATGGCCCGGATGTCGGAAGAGGTTGGCGAGCTGGCACGCGAGGTTAACCACCAATTCGGCGAGAAGCCGAAGAAAGCGGATGAAGCGGACAATTCCATTGAGCTCGAGCTTGGCGATATTTTGTTCATCACGATCTGCTTCGCGAATTCGCTTGGCATTGATTTGACCGAAGCCCATAATAAAGTGATGCACAAATTCACGACGCGTGACGCCGACCGGTGGACGAAAATAAACACCGATTAG